In a genomic window of Thalassotalea piscium:
- a CDS encoding PilN domain-containing protein produces the protein MAKLAINLLQPELLPKRQLITLSRVVALWCLLLVLMLLLIVYSQVTVDNLSRDYRQASEKQVEQQQLLDSLQQQVSQNRANPELIERLDTLKVVLANKKALHQQLTDQSQTQAAGYSAAMTELASLHHKHVSLEQVIMNKGQLTFSGLAKRPDAVPQWLAGFESSTFLSGKHFTHFSLSENKQGLTNFVVSSAANNAEKGPN, from the coding sequence ATGGCAAAATTAGCGATAAATTTACTTCAACCTGAATTACTGCCTAAGCGTCAGCTAATTACATTATCTCGTGTTGTCGCTTTATGGTGTCTGTTACTTGTGTTAATGCTGCTTTTGATAGTTTATAGCCAAGTGACTGTAGATAATCTTTCAAGAGATTATCGTCAAGCAAGTGAAAAGCAGGTAGAGCAGCAACAGTTACTTGATAGCCTTCAACAGCAAGTGAGCCAAAACCGAGCAAATCCCGAGTTAATAGAGCGCTTAGATACGTTAAAGGTTGTATTGGCTAATAAAAAAGCATTACACCAACAGTTGACAGACCAATCACAGACACAAGCAGCAGGCTACTCTGCTGCAATGACTGAGCTTGCTTCGTTACATCATAAACACGTTAGTCTTGAGCAAGTAATAATGAATAAAGGGCAATTAACGTTTTCAGGTTTAGCTAAAAGACCCGATGCGGTACCGCAGTGGTTGGCTGGTTTTGAGTCTTCAACATTTTTATCAGGTAAACACTTTACTCACTTTAGCTTATCTGAGAATAAGCAGGGGTTAACCAACTTTGTAGTGAGTTCGGCAGCTAATAATGCAGAAAAGGGGCCAAATTAA
- a CDS encoding MSHA biogenesis protein MshI has translation MRIRSLFSKPGRQSQVGLCFRQESIAFCSVDPQGSVDLKEFEVVDKNYLASLKSMAKELPHNGLCHLVLSPQQSQIVQIDKPNIPNNELKEALKWQIKDLVSIDPNDMVLDYFDAPITSGGIEKLHVVCAAKSELSPFVEQLMDSGVTVQTITIEEFAFTSLVPESDDACLLVCQQPNEEIILLIVKQGKLYFYRRLRGMAGIATKSEDELSMSVIDALSLEIQRSTDYYERQLKQAPIRSIEVLVPIENEAFLARKLAENTHVPVNIFTLPEAIANSRSASTCFGACALTNMEEV, from the coding sequence ATGCGAATACGTTCATTGTTTTCTAAACCAGGTCGCCAGAGTCAAGTTGGGCTTTGCTTTCGCCAAGAGTCTATTGCTTTTTGTAGCGTGGATCCTCAAGGCAGTGTAGACCTAAAAGAATTCGAGGTGGTAGACAAAAACTACTTAGCTTCACTCAAAAGTATGGCAAAAGAGTTACCACATAATGGTTTATGTCATTTAGTGCTTTCGCCTCAGCAAAGTCAAATTGTTCAAATTGATAAACCTAACATTCCTAATAATGAGCTTAAAGAAGCGCTTAAATGGCAAATTAAAGATTTAGTTTCAATCGACCCTAATGATATGGTACTCGATTATTTTGATGCACCCATTACTTCAGGCGGTATAGAGAAACTTCATGTGGTGTGTGCAGCAAAAAGTGAATTATCACCTTTTGTAGAGCAGTTAATGGATAGTGGCGTTACAGTGCAGACAATCACTATTGAAGAGTTTGCATTTACAAGTTTAGTGCCTGAAAGTGACGACGCTTGCTTATTAGTATGTCAGCAACCTAATGAAGAGATTATATTATTAATTGTAAAGCAGGGTAAACTATACTTTTATCGCAGATTAAGAGGGATGGCTGGCATTGCTACTAAATCTGAAGATGAGTTATCAATGAGCGTTATCGATGCGTTAAGTTTAGAGATACAACGCTCAACCGACTATTATGAGCGACAATTAAAGCAAGCACCAATACGCTCTATTGAAGTGTTGGTACCAATTGAAAATGAAGCCTTTTTAGCGCGTAAATTAGCAGAAAACACCCATGTGCCCGTTAATATCTTTACTTTGCCAGAGGCTATTGCCAACTCGCGCAGCGCAAGTACATGCTTTGGTGCTTGTGCTCTGACAAATATGGAGGAAGTATAA
- a CDS encoding 1-aminocyclopropane-1-carboxylate deaminase/D-cysteine desulfhydrase gives MQKLSPLQPITHPLFAHYQVKVSIKRDDQIHPIISGNKWRKLYYNLAHAKTKQLKGIVSFGGCYSNHLHALAYACQQQQLEAIAIVRGEHTSQNNYTLTWAKHWGMKLNFVDRKTYKLRQNLNYLDALQRQYPDHLIVPEGGSNQLALQGVGRVVEELEQQCTYNSLLVPVGSGGTLAGLIKQDNNRHDILGIAVLKQSDYLLNEVNTLLTNEKAYPRWRIENSYHGGGYAKFTAKDANKILAFSKETGIPFEPIYSGKMLLAFLDLLTKGYFTTNQHIVLLHTGGLQGLAGLIEQGKLSANEWALPPAPLVW, from the coding sequence ATGCAGAAACTTTCGCCACTACAGCCTATTACTCACCCTTTATTCGCGCATTATCAGGTAAAGGTTTCAATAAAAAGAGATGACCAAATCCACCCAATAATTTCCGGTAATAAGTGGCGTAAGCTTTATTACAATTTAGCACATGCTAAAACAAAGCAATTAAAAGGTATTGTTAGTTTTGGTGGTTGTTACTCAAATCATCTTCACGCACTTGCCTACGCTTGTCAACAGCAACAGCTCGAAGCTATAGCAATAGTAAGGGGTGAACATACCAGCCAGAATAACTATACCCTTACTTGGGCTAAACATTGGGGTATGAAGCTTAATTTTGTCGATAGAAAAACCTATAAACTACGCCAAAATCTTAATTATTTGGATGCGCTTCAACGTCAATATCCAGACCATCTAATTGTGCCTGAAGGAGGTAGTAATCAGTTGGCATTACAAGGTGTTGGCAGGGTGGTGGAAGAGCTTGAACAACAATGCACTTACAATAGTTTACTCGTGCCAGTAGGTAGTGGTGGTACACTTGCAGGTTTAATTAAACAAGATAACAACCGTCACGATATACTTGGAATTGCGGTATTAAAACAAAGTGACTACTTACTTAACGAAGTTAACACTTTACTAACTAATGAAAAAGCTTACCCACGTTGGCGTATAGAAAATAGCTATCATGGTGGAGGTTATGCCAAATTTACCGCTAAAGATGCTAATAAAATATTGGCATTTTCAAAAGAGACGGGAATACCATTTGAACCTATTTATTCAGGTAAAATGTTACTCGCCTTTTTAGACTTACTTACTAAAGGTTATTTTACAACGAATCAGCACATAGTGTTACTGCACACTGGCGGATTACAAGGACTTGCAGGCTTAATTGAACAAGGTAAGTTAAGTGCTAATGAGTGGGCCCTACCACCTGCTCCATTGGTTTGGTGA
- a CDS encoding ExeA family protein, producing the protein MYLYHFGLRELPFTLTPNTNFYLGLVPHDEAFAVLLTALKSGEGFIKVIGEVGTGKTLLCRKLLNEIPAHFVTAYIPNPYLKPDELRRAVAVELGVKQAQRMSVQLLTQRIQSRLLELHNEGRSVVLILDEAQALPAESLEALRLFTNLETETRKLLQVVLFAQPELDQRLAENAFRQLKQRITFSYQLRPMSDNEVENYIHHRLHVAGYKGAALFDHSLCKKIAYFSNGIPRLVNILCHKMLMLSFGQGQFKITRQHLIAAVKDTEGTEHKLKNQHLAMTLGVISLIVLCAFVWIIGVQT; encoded by the coding sequence ATGTACCTTTATCATTTTGGTTTGCGTGAATTGCCGTTTACCTTAACACCAAACACTAATTTTTATTTAGGCTTGGTACCCCATGATGAAGCATTTGCAGTATTACTCACCGCATTAAAAAGCGGTGAGGGCTTTATAAAAGTAATAGGTGAAGTGGGAACTGGGAAAACATTACTTTGCCGAAAATTATTAAACGAAATTCCAGCACATTTTGTTACTGCCTATATCCCTAATCCTTATTTAAAGCCAGACGAGCTAAGGCGTGCAGTTGCAGTAGAGTTAGGGGTTAAACAAGCACAGAGAATGTCAGTGCAGTTATTGACACAACGAATACAATCAAGGCTACTAGAGCTTCATAATGAAGGGCGCTCGGTTGTATTAATATTAGATGAAGCGCAAGCTTTACCCGCTGAAAGCTTAGAAGCTTTGCGTTTATTTACCAACCTTGAAACCGAAACGCGAAAGTTATTACAAGTTGTTTTATTTGCACAGCCAGAGCTGGATCAACGTTTAGCTGAAAATGCATTTAGGCAATTAAAGCAGCGTATAACGTTTTCATATCAACTTCGTCCGATGAGCGATAATGAGGTTGAAAATTATATTCATCATCGGCTCCATGTTGCAGGTTATAAAGGCGCGGCATTATTTGATCACTCATTATGTAAAAAAATCGCGTATTTTAGTAATGGAATACCAAGATTGGTCAATATCTTATGTCATAAAATGTTGATGCTAAGCTTTGGGCAAGGGCAATTTAAAATAACCCGACAACATTTAATTGCTGCAGTGAAAGATACCGAAGGAACAGAGCATAAATTGAAAAATCAACATTTAGCAATGACATTAGGCGTTATCTCATTGATTGTACTTTGTGCATTTGTATGGATTATTGGAGTTCAAACATGA
- the mshL gene encoding pilus (MSHA type) biogenesis protein MshL yields MKSKLGMNKLKKSVTLTSLLLLIIGCQTTPDAPTQVNKALDQAIAQSSKSNSPKPLSQLPNSVKQELMQQNMQQAKQGLLAEKRLEIAASGVGAQQFFAALVEDSPYSVAVHPEVSGSITLSLKDVTLNEAFDVIEELYGYEIRRSGRVIQIYPAGIRTETIALNYLFLKRFGTSSTRINSGGVSENDPNSGGSGNNNGSNNGSNSNRNSGSSQGGQQQNGNSGTNIYTENESDFWQELEETLTELVGTEGGRSVIVSPQAGLVTLRALPQEIAAVKRFVTQTQDHLRRQVIIEAKIMEVTLSDDYQQGVKWDQVLGHAGSTDLTFSTSGSVAGNVISSTIGGVTGLSFLNKDFSGVIKLLQTQGNVQVLSSPRITATNNQKAVIKVGEDEYFVTEVSSTITTGTATTTTPQIELTPFFSGIALDVTPQIDANGEVILHVHPSVTLTAEQTKTIRLSNEDIILPLAQSSVRESDTIIRAKSGEIVVIGGLIETRKVDSESKTPLLGDIPLLGELFKSKSKRTEKKELVIMLKPIVIGQDTWKNQLQDARALLKQWFPEESED; encoded by the coding sequence ATGAAAAGTAAATTAGGTATGAATAAATTGAAAAAAAGTGTCACATTAACATCTCTTCTTTTATTGATTATAGGGTGTCAAACAACGCCAGATGCCCCTACTCAAGTGAACAAAGCTTTAGATCAAGCAATAGCACAATCAAGTAAGTCAAACTCACCTAAGCCACTTAGTCAGTTACCTAACTCAGTTAAACAAGAGTTAATGCAGCAGAATATGCAACAAGCTAAACAAGGCTTGTTAGCAGAAAAACGGTTAGAAATAGCAGCAAGTGGTGTAGGTGCCCAGCAGTTTTTTGCGGCGTTAGTTGAAGACTCCCCTTACAGCGTAGCTGTTCATCCAGAGGTAAGTGGCTCGATCACGCTAAGCTTAAAAGATGTCACGCTCAATGAAGCATTCGATGTGATTGAAGAGCTTTATGGCTATGAAATTCGCCGAAGTGGTCGTGTAATTCAGATATATCCCGCTGGAATTCGCACAGAAACTATTGCTTTAAATTATTTGTTTTTAAAGCGATTTGGTACCTCAAGTACACGCATAAACTCTGGTGGGGTTTCTGAAAATGACCCCAATTCAGGTGGTAGCGGTAATAACAATGGAAGTAATAACGGTAGCAACAGTAATCGAAATAGCGGAAGCAGCCAAGGTGGACAGCAGCAAAATGGTAATAGTGGTACTAATATTTATACCGAAAATGAGTCAGATTTTTGGCAAGAATTAGAAGAGACATTAACTGAACTCGTTGGTACTGAGGGTGGTCGTTCGGTAATTGTTTCGCCTCAAGCAGGCTTGGTAACTCTAAGAGCACTGCCGCAAGAAATCGCTGCGGTAAAGCGTTTTGTTACGCAAACGCAAGATCACTTACGCCGACAAGTTATCATCGAAGCGAAAATAATGGAGGTTACCCTAAGTGACGATTATCAACAAGGTGTTAAGTGGGACCAGGTATTAGGCCATGCAGGCAGTACTGACTTAACCTTTTCAACCAGTGGCTCAGTTGCAGGGAATGTTATTTCATCAACCATTGGTGGCGTTACAGGACTAAGTTTTTTAAATAAAGATTTTAGCGGTGTGATTAAGCTATTACAAACGCAAGGTAATGTGCAGGTATTATCAAGTCCAAGAATTACAGCTACAAATAATCAAAAAGCGGTAATTAAGGTTGGAGAAGATGAATATTTCGTTACTGAAGTTTCCAGTACAATTACAACGGGTACAGCCACAACAACAACACCTCAAATAGAGTTAACTCCTTTCTTTTCAGGTATTGCGTTAGATGTAACTCCGCAAATTGACGCTAATGGTGAAGTTATCTTACATGTTCACCCGTCAGTTACTTTAACCGCGGAGCAAACAAAGACCATCCGGTTGAGTAATGAAGATATTATTTTACCACTTGCACAAAGCAGTGTACGTGAATCTGATACTATTATTCGTGCTAAATCAGGAGAGATCGTTGTTATTGGAGGATTAATTGAAACCCGTAAGGTCGATTCTGAGTCTAAAACACCTTTACTTGGCGATATCCCGCTTTTAGGGGAATTATTCAAAAGTAAAAGTAAAAGAACTGAGAAAAAAGAATTGGTTATCATGCTAAAGCCTATTGTTATTGGGCAAGATACATGGAAAAACCAATTACAAGATGCACGAGCACTTTTAAAACAGTGGTTTCCCGAAGAGAGTGAAGATTAA